The Brasilonema sennae CENA114 genome includes a region encoding these proteins:
- a CDS encoding HEAT repeat domain-containing protein, with protein MDNINQLLVQAQVAYNAADWSSLIQCLQQLTQQHNLEHPEILKNQEHLLELALCVLENGDFQQRWEIAKILTGLGTITIPPLIDILKDEDVEEELRAYAARILGDLKNPNAIPPLMELLQSNDSEQLKEIAATALGQMGCVAIASLTELLAQEQTRLLATQMLSYIRQKETIAPLLSIVQDSQVAVRAVAIEALSSFHDHRVPLVLINALNDIAAPVRREAVVGLGFRPELREALDLVAELQARLYDVNQDVSCAAVVALSRMGGEAAAQQLFQVLVSPNVPIRLQLEAIRALSWVGTLSGLEYLQQALYQLEFPTVWQEIVTVLGRVSDTSLTDKSAEILLEMLQQNHPGVEIANIKSAIALSLGQLGKKQAIHPLTQMLADKDAQVRLHASAALKKLTPDF; from the coding sequence GTGGATAACATCAACCAGCTTTTAGTGCAAGCGCAAGTAGCATACAACGCAGCTGATTGGTCATCACTGATTCAATGCTTGCAACAGTTGACTCAACAACACAACTTAGAACATCCAGAGATACTGAAAAATCAAGAACATCTCCTGGAATTAGCACTTTGTGTTCTGGAAAATGGAGATTTTCAGCAACGCTGGGAAATAGCCAAAATATTAACTGGCTTAGGGACGATTACCATCCCCCCATTGATAGATATATTAAAAGATGAAGACGTAGAGGAAGAGTTACGCGCTTACGCAGCACGCATTTTGGGGGATTTGAAAAATCCAAATGCCATTCCACCTCTAATGGAATTGCTACAAAGCAATGACAGTGAGCAACTCAAGGAGATAGCAGCTACTGCCTTGGGGCAAATGGGTTGTGTTGCTATTGCTTCCTTAACAGAACTTTTAGCCCAGGAACAGACACGGCTATTAGCAACTCAAATGCTTTCTTACATCCGGCAAAAAGAAACGATCGCACCTTTGTTGAGCATAGTGCAAGATTCACAAGTTGCTGTGCGTGCTGTGGCAATTGAAGCACTGAGTAGCTTTCACGATCACCGTGTGCCACTAGTGCTTATCAATGCTTTGAATGATATTGCCGCCCCAGTCAGGCGAGAAGCTGTGGTTGGTTTGGGTTTTCGCCCTGAGTTACGTGAAGCGCTAGATTTGGTGGCAGAATTACAAGCGAGACTTTATGACGTTAACCAAGATGTTTCTTGTGCCGCCGTCGTTGCTCTTTCTAGAATGGGTGGTGAGGCTGCAGCACAGCAATTATTTCAGGTTTTGGTGTCGCCTAATGTACCAATTCGGTTGCAACTAGAAGCCATCCGCGCTTTAAGTTGGGTAGGGACACTATCGGGTTTAGAGTATTTGCAACAAGCACTTTATCAACTGGAGTTCCCCACAGTATGGCAGGAAATTGTTACAGTTTTAGGGCGAGTCAGTGATACAAGTTTAACAGACAAATCAGCAGAAATTTTATTGGAAATGTTGCAACAAAACCATCCGGGAGTTGAAATTGCCAATATTAAAAGTGCGATCGCCCTATCTTTAGGACAGTTGGGCAAAAAGCAAGCAATACATCCATTAACCCAGATGTTGGCAGACAAAGATGCTCAAGTCAGACTACATGCAAGCGCTGCACTAAAGAAACTCACTCCCGACTTTTAA
- a CDS encoding MFS transporter: protein MNMSGTINIQLQSKLLILFAAGLLFWSSIGSLLPTLPLYVESVGATKQQIGIVMGSFAIGLLFFRPLLGRLADWRGRKIVLLIGTLVAAIAPLGYLLVKSIPLLIVVRAFHGISLAAFTTGFNALVADIAPSQKRGEIIGYMSLVNPIGVAIGPALGGYLQAGVGDQILFLMTAELAFVAFLGLLTIVNPPLPTHQQGSIQNLQFWQVLFSPRVRIPAFIMLLVGLAFGALHVFVPLFIKSTGINLNPGLFYTAAAVASFAIRIFTAKASDRFGRGLFITISLVLYTLALSVLWLAKSPATFLFASMIEGIASGTLIPIIAVLMVDRAHPYERGQIFAICLMGLDIGIAIAGPILGYVAEYLGYRNMFGLCASLTFLGLIVFLTFSGKDLSSSVRFALGRGRDVYALKDT from the coding sequence GTGAATATGTCTGGCACAATCAATATCCAATTGCAAAGCAAGCTGCTGATTTTATTTGCAGCAGGTTTATTATTCTGGTCCAGCATTGGTTCATTGCTGCCAACGCTACCACTGTATGTTGAGTCTGTGGGTGCAACAAAGCAGCAAATTGGGATTGTGATGGGTAGTTTTGCCATCGGACTGTTGTTTTTTCGCCCTTTGTTAGGACGCTTAGCGGATTGGCGGGGTCGTAAAATCGTCTTACTAATTGGTACGCTCGTGGCTGCTATAGCACCGCTTGGTTACTTGTTAGTCAAATCTATTCCCCTACTGATAGTAGTGCGTGCTTTTCATGGTATTAGTTTAGCGGCTTTCACCACTGGTTTTAATGCATTGGTGGCTGACATCGCTCCTTCGCAAAAACGAGGTGAAATCATTGGCTACATGAGCTTGGTTAATCCTATCGGAGTGGCGATTGGACCTGCTTTAGGCGGATATTTGCAAGCCGGAGTTGGTGATCAGATTTTATTTCTGATGACTGCTGAATTGGCTTTTGTGGCGTTTTTAGGTTTGTTGACAATTGTCAATCCACCATTGCCAACACATCAGCAAGGTAGTATCCAAAATCTTCAATTTTGGCAAGTTTTGTTTAGCCCCAGAGTGAGAATTCCGGCTTTTATCATGTTGCTGGTTGGTTTGGCTTTTGGTGCTTTACACGTTTTTGTCCCGTTGTTCATTAAATCAACAGGGATTAATTTAAATCCAGGGTTGTTTTATACAGCCGCTGCAGTTGCTAGTTTTGCCATCAGGATATTTACAGCAAAGGCAAGCGATCGCTTTGGTCGTGGTTTGTTTATTACTATCAGTCTAGTTCTTTACACGTTAGCATTATCAGTTCTATGGCTAGCAAAGAGTCCTGCGACTTTCTTATTTGCATCAATGATTGAGGGGATTGCTTCTGGCACTCTGATTCCCATTATTGCAGTTTTGATGGTGGATCGAGCGCACCCTTATGAACGGGGGCAGATATTTGCTATCTGTCTGATGGGCTTAGATATAGGGATTGCGATCGCAGGTCCAATTCTTGGTTATGTTGCCGAATATCTTGGCTATAGAAATATGTTTGGTCTATGCGCTAGTTTAACATTCTTAGGTCTTATCGTCTTTTTGACTTTTTCTGGCAAAGATTTATCTAGTTCCGTGCGCTTTGCTCTTGGGCGCGGTCGAGATGTTTATGCATTGAAAGATACGTAG
- a CDS encoding ferredoxin--nitrite reductase translates to MTDLATTTTTSLNKFEKFKAQKDGLAVKAEIEKFASVGWEAMDETDRDHRLKWVGVFFRPVTPGKFMMRMRIPNGILSCEQMRVLAEVIQRYGDDGNADLTTRQNIQLRGIRIEDLPEIFKKLRAVDLTSVQSGMDNVRNITGDPVAGLDADELFDTRELVQQIQNMITSQGEGNPEFTNLPRKFNIAITGGRDNSVHAEINDLAFVPAFKEVEGARISEQGAEEEMTFSSPIFGFNVIVGGFFSAKRCEAAVPLNVWVPPEDVVALCRAVLEVFRDHGLRANRQKARLMWLIDEWGLEKFRAEVEKQFGKSLIRAAARDEIDWEKRDHVGVYKQKQPGLNYVGLHIPVGRLFAEDMFEIARLAEVYGSGEIRLTVEQNLIIPNIADSLLESLLTEPVLNKFSINPTLLTRSLVSCTGAQFCNFALIETKNRALETVKALEAEVELTRPVRIHWTGCPNSCGQPQVADIGLMGTKVRKNGKTLEGVDIYMGGKVGKEAQLGTCVTKGIPCEDLIPVLQELLISHFGARLREPATV, encoded by the coding sequence ATGACAGACCTAGCAACTACCACTACAACCAGCTTAAACAAGTTTGAGAAATTTAAGGCACAAAAAGATGGTCTTGCTGTTAAGGCAGAAATAGAAAAATTTGCCTCTGTTGGCTGGGAGGCGATGGACGAAACCGATCGCGATCATCGGCTTAAGTGGGTGGGTGTATTTTTTCGCCCAGTCACTCCTGGTAAGTTTATGATGCGGATGCGGATACCTAATGGTATTCTCAGTTGCGAGCAAATGCGTGTGCTTGCTGAAGTGATTCAGCGTTACGGTGATGATGGTAACGCTGACCTTACGACCAGACAAAATATCCAACTGCGGGGCATCCGGATTGAAGATTTACCAGAAATCTTTAAGAAACTTCGTGCCGTAGACTTAACCAGTGTCCAGTCAGGGATGGATAATGTCCGCAATATTACAGGCGATCCAGTCGCTGGGTTAGATGCGGATGAATTGTTTGACACACGAGAGTTGGTACAACAAATTCAGAATATGATTACCAGTCAAGGTGAAGGTAATCCTGAGTTCACCAACCTCCCACGCAAATTTAATATTGCGATCACTGGTGGACGGGATAATTCAGTTCACGCCGAAATTAACGATTTAGCTTTCGTTCCAGCTTTTAAGGAAGTCGAGGGAGCTCGGATCTCTGAGCAGGGAGCAGAGGAAGAAATGACTTTCTCATCCCCAATATTTGGCTTCAATGTTATTGTTGGTGGATTCTTTTCTGCTAAGCGCTGTGAGGCGGCTGTTCCGCTGAATGTTTGGGTTCCACCAGAGGATGTCGTCGCTTTGTGTAGAGCCGTTTTAGAAGTTTTTCGTGATCACGGCTTACGCGCAAATCGGCAAAAAGCCCGCCTGATGTGGTTAATTGACGAATGGGGTTTGGAAAAATTCCGCGCAGAAGTTGAAAAACAGTTTGGTAAGTCGTTAATCAGGGCAGCAGCACGGGATGAAATTGATTGGGAAAAACGCGACCACGTTGGGGTATATAAACAAAAACAACCAGGATTGAACTACGTAGGGTTACACATTCCCGTTGGTCGGTTGTTTGCCGAGGATATGTTTGAAATCGCACGTCTGGCAGAAGTTTACGGCAGTGGCGAAATCCGTCTTACGGTTGAACAAAACTTGATTATTCCCAATATTGCTGATTCATTGCTGGAAAGTTTATTAACAGAACCTGTACTTAACAAGTTTAGTATTAACCCCACTTTGTTGACGCGATCGCTCGTTTCTTGCACAGGCGCACAATTTTGCAACTTTGCCCTCATTGAAACCAAAAACCGCGCTTTAGAAACCGTAAAGGCGTTGGAAGCAGAGGTAGAACTAACTCGTCCTGTGCGAATTCACTGGACAGGATGCCCCAACTCTTGCGGACAGCCCCAAGTGGCAGACATTGGCTTGATGGGAACTAAAGTTCGCAAAAATGGTAAAACTCTGGAAGGGGTTGATATTTACATGGGTGGTAAAGTTGGCAAGGAGGCACAACTAGGAACCTGTGTTACCAAAGGTATCCCTTGCGAAGACTTGATACCAGTCTTGCAAGAACTCCTGATTTCACATTTTGGCGCACGCTTACGAGAACCAGCGACAGTTTAA
- a CDS encoding 5-formyltetrahydrofolate cyclo-ligase translates to MRKTELRKSLLKTRQSLSVTDWKHKSQLICQNLLDSPQFNQAKTILAYFSFRQEPDLGSLFSDSPHRWGFPRCVGQSLSWHLWTHQDTVVTGNYGITEPHADAPTIAPGDVDLILVPCLACDYQGYRLGYGGGYYDRMLSSPEWINKPTIGIVFAFAYLPEIPIDTWDKPLQSVCTEIAT, encoded by the coding sequence ATGAGAAAAACAGAGTTACGCAAATCGTTGCTCAAAACACGTCAATCTTTATCCGTAACAGACTGGAAACATAAGAGTCAGCTTATCTGCCAAAACCTTTTAGACTCCCCTCAATTTAACCAAGCAAAAACAATACTCGCTTATTTTAGCTTTCGCCAAGAACCAGATCTGGGTTCTTTATTTTCAGATTCCCCTCATCGTTGGGGTTTTCCTCGCTGTGTTGGTCAGTCGCTTTCTTGGCATCTCTGGACACATCAAGACACCGTAGTAACCGGAAATTATGGCATCACGGAACCCCATGCTGACGCACCAACTATAGCTCCTGGAGACGTTGATTTAATTCTCGTTCCTTGTCTGGCTTGTGACTATCAAGGATATCGCTTGGGTTATGGGGGGGGATATTATGACCGAATGCTGAGTTCTCCAGAATGGATAAATAAGCCAACCATAGGTATTGTGTTTGCATTTGCCTATTTACCTGAGATACCCATTGATACTTGGGATAAACCGTTGCAAAGTGTATGCACAGAAATAGCCACTTAG
- a CDS encoding GDP-L-fucose synthase family protein, whose translation MNALELKDKRILVTGGAGFLGRQVIDQLCKAGATENKITVPRSHSCDLRVLQNCQRAVDQQDIVIHLAAHVGGIGLNREKPAELFYDNLMMGTQLIHASYQAKVEKFVCVGTICAYPKFTPVPFKEDDLWDGYPEETNAPYGIAKKALLVQLEAYRQQYDFNGVYLLPVNLYGPEDNFDPKSSHVIPALIRKVYEAQIKGEKKLPVWGDGSPTREFLYSEDAGRGIVMGTQFYNDPEPVNLGTGYEISIRDLINLICELMEFDGEIVWETDKPNGQPRRCLDTERAKKAFGFNAEVDFKQGLKNTIEWWRKNAA comes from the coding sequence ATGAATGCCTTAGAACTCAAGGACAAAAGGATTCTCGTGACTGGTGGGGCTGGTTTTTTAGGGCGTCAAGTCATAGACCAGCTGTGTAAGGCAGGAGCCACAGAAAATAAAATTACGGTACCGCGATCGCATTCATGCGATTTACGTGTCCTACAAAATTGCCAACGAGCAGTGGATCAACAAGACATTGTTATCCACCTAGCAGCTCATGTCGGCGGTATCGGTCTTAACCGTGAGAAACCTGCTGAATTATTCTACGACAACTTGATGATGGGAACTCAGTTGATTCATGCATCTTATCAAGCGAAAGTAGAAAAATTTGTCTGCGTTGGTACAATCTGCGCTTATCCTAAATTTACCCCAGTTCCATTCAAAGAGGATGACCTGTGGGATGGATACCCAGAAGAAACCAACGCTCCCTACGGAATAGCAAAAAAAGCCCTTCTTGTCCAACTGGAAGCTTACCGCCAGCAATACGACTTTAATGGTGTTTACCTGCTACCTGTGAATCTGTATGGACCAGAGGATAACTTTGATCCTAAAAGTTCTCACGTCATCCCAGCGCTGATTCGCAAAGTTTATGAAGCACAAATCAAGGGAGAAAAGAAACTCCCAGTTTGGGGTGATGGTAGTCCTACCCGCGAGTTTCTGTATTCAGAAGACGCGGGGCGGGGTATTGTGATGGGGACTCAATTTTACAACGACCCTGAACCCGTTAACTTGGGAACAGGTTATGAAATCTCCATCCGTGACTTAATCAATCTCATCTGTGAATTGATGGAGTTTGATGGCGAAATTGTTTGGGAAACCGACAAACCCAACGGTCAACCGCGTCGCTGTTTAGATACCGAACGGGCGAAGAAAGCCTTTGGTTTCAATGCTGAAGTAGACTTCAAGCAAGGGTTGAAGAACACGATAGAGTGGTGGCGTAAAAACGCTGCTTAA
- a CDS encoding sugar transferase, whose product MPWKRAGVVETNTSTTYRGSRLFFKRDQHKKIPKVQTKGLSFQVLNGEFTKRLFDIFFSLSVLILFSPLYLILALLIALSSQGPIFYIQERVGKNYKPFYCIKFRTMVTNADEILVQMMETSPHMRQEFETNFKLKHDPRITTIGRFLRMTSLDEFPQFWNVLKGDMSVVGPRPLVAEELPKYGSHIEQILTIQPGITGLWQVSGRNDIPYPRRVQIDLHYAKFRNFWLDLWIIFKTIGVVIMPKDNGAY is encoded by the coding sequence TTGCCCTGGAAACGGGCAGGTGTTGTTGAGACAAACACTTCAACAACATACAGAGGATCACGGCTTTTCTTCAAACGCGATCAACACAAAAAGATACCTAAAGTTCAAACTAAAGGTCTGTCTTTTCAAGTTTTAAACGGAGAGTTTACCAAGCGACTGTTCGATATTTTCTTTTCTCTGTCGGTACTAATTCTGTTTTCCCCTTTGTACTTAATTTTGGCTTTGCTGATTGCTTTAAGCTCACAAGGTCCAATTTTTTATATACAGGAACGGGTTGGTAAAAATTACAAACCCTTTTATTGTATAAAATTCAGAACAATGGTAACCAATGCCGACGAAATTCTCGTACAAATGATGGAAACATCTCCTCATATGCGGCAAGAATTTGAGACAAATTTCAAACTCAAGCATGATCCACGAATTACGACAATCGGTCGTTTTTTGCGAATGACTAGCTTGGATGAATTTCCTCAGTTCTGGAATGTTTTAAAAGGAGACATGAGCGTCGTCGGTCCGAGACCTCTAGTCGCAGAAGAGTTACCTAAGTATGGTTCTCACATAGAGCAGATTTTAACTATCCAACCAGGAATTACTGGATTGTGGCAAGTCTCTGGACGTAATGATATTCCCTATCCTCGACGGGTTCAAATAGACTTGCATTACGCCAAATTCAGAAATTTTTGGTTAGATTTGTGGATAATTTTTAAAACCATTGGTGTTGTCATTATGCCCAAAGACAATGGAGCGTACTAA
- a CDS encoding NAD-dependent epimerase/dehydratase family protein: MRILVMGGTRFIGVYLTKLLVEQGHSVVLFNRGNRPAPVEGVGQIIGDRTDAAQLKEKLSKENFDAIFDNNGRELTDTQPLAEIFQDRVEHFVYMSSAGVYLKSDQMPHVEGDTIDPKSRHLGKHETEAYLTQQGLPFTSIRPTYIYGPQNYNDLEAWFFDRIVRNRPIPIPGNGLHITQFGHVKDLATAMSKVLGNSVALRQIYNLSGDRFVTFDGLARACIVAAGKSPDEINIVHYDPKKFDFGKKRKAFPLRVQHFFASVNKAKTELNWQPEYDLISGLKDSFENDFLTSGRDQVEVDFSMDEEILQSL; encoded by the coding sequence ATGCGAATTTTAGTAATGGGTGGTACACGGTTCATTGGTGTTTACTTAACCAAATTATTAGTAGAACAAGGACATTCAGTCGTACTCTTTAATCGTGGGAATCGTCCTGCACCAGTCGAGGGTGTAGGACAAATTATAGGCGATCGCACTGATGCTGCCCAGTTAAAAGAAAAATTATCTAAAGAAAATTTCGATGCCATTTTTGACAACAACGGACGAGAACTGACTGATACTCAACCATTAGCAGAAATTTTTCAAGACCGCGTAGAACATTTTGTGTACATGAGTTCTGCTGGAGTATATCTCAAATCAGACCAAATGCCTCATGTGGAAGGGGATACTATCGATCCCAAAAGTCGCCACTTAGGTAAACATGAAACAGAAGCTTACCTAACGCAACAGGGATTGCCTTTTACCTCAATTCGTCCCACCTACATTTACGGTCCTCAGAACTATAACGATTTAGAAGCTTGGTTTTTTGACAGAATTGTGCGTAACCGTCCCATTCCTATCCCTGGGAACGGTTTGCACATAACCCAATTCGGTCATGTCAAAGACTTAGCAACAGCAATGTCCAAAGTTCTGGGCAATTCTGTAGCACTGCGACAAATTTACAATCTGTCTGGCGATCGCTTCGTCACTTTTGATGGTTTAGCCCGCGCCTGCATCGTTGCTGCTGGCAAATCACCCGATGAGATAAATATCGTGCATTACGATCCGAAAAAATTTGATTTCGGTAAGAAGCGCAAAGCTTTTCCTTTGCGGGTGCAGCACTTCTTTGCCTCAGTGAATAAAGCGAAAACAGAATTAAACTGGCAGCCTGAGTATGATTTAATTTCTGGACTCAAAGACTCCTTTGAGAATGATTTTCTCACTTCTGGGCGAGATCAAGTAGAAGTTGATTTTTCTATGGATGAAGAGATTTTGCAGTCTCTTTAA
- a CDS encoding ubiquinol-cytochrome c reductase iron-sulfur subunit, with translation MNRRDFITFVGLGWIASSLPVLIAACSSQKPKGWQTVGTTEDLDKTGQLLAKNSPVGPVLVVGKSKSNNLIAVDPTCTHAGCTVQWKDDAQKFFCPCHASKFGNDGKVQTGPATKPLATYSVKIEKNSVLVMSR, from the coding sequence ATGAATCGTCGTGATTTCATAACTTTCGTTGGTTTGGGTTGGATAGCAAGTTCCTTACCCGTATTGATTGCAGCTTGTTCTTCCCAAAAACCTAAAGGTTGGCAAACTGTAGGTACAACGGAAGATTTAGATAAGACTGGTCAGTTGCTTGCCAAAAACTCACCTGTTGGTCCAGTCTTGGTAGTTGGTAAATCTAAATCAAATAATCTAATTGCAGTTGACCCTACTTGTACTCATGCAGGTTGCACAGTCCAATGGAAAGATGATGCACAAAAATTCTTCTGTCCCTGTCATGCCTCAAAATTTGGAAATGATGGTAAGGTGCAAACAGGTCCAGCTACAAAACCGTTAGCAACCTACTCCGTCAAGATAGAGAAAAATTCGGTGTTAGTCATGAGTCGCTAA
- the moaC gene encoding cyclic pyranopterin monophosphate synthase MoaC, with product MTQEDFEIFSKNLSHLDNQGQAQMVDVSGKASTVRKAVAAARVRMLPETFAAIQAGNAPKGDVLGTTRLAGIMAAKQTASLIPLCHPLPLQKIEVLVTPDPELPGYQIQATVKTKAETGVEMEALTAVSVAALTLYDMAKALEKSIQIESIRLISKTGGKSGDYSQSD from the coding sequence ATGACGCAAGAAGATTTTGAAATTTTCTCCAAAAACTTGAGCCACCTGGATAATCAGGGTCAGGCTCAGATGGTGGATGTATCTGGAAAAGCGTCCACCGTTCGCAAAGCTGTCGCCGCAGCCAGAGTCAGGATGCTACCAGAAACCTTCGCCGCCATTCAAGCAGGAAATGCTCCAAAAGGGGATGTCTTAGGAACCACCAGACTAGCCGGAATTATGGCAGCCAAACAGACGGCTTCTTTGATTCCCCTATGTCATCCCTTACCATTACAAAAAATCGAAGTACTGGTGACACCTGATCCAGAATTACCTGGTTACCAAATTCAAGCAACAGTCAAGACCAAAGCAGAAACAGGGGTCGAAATGGAAGCTTTAACTGCAGTTTCTGTTGCGGCTCTGACTTTGTATGATATGGCGAAAGCTTTGGAAAAGTCGATTCAAATTGAATCGATTAGGTTGATTAGTAAAACTGGCGGGAAATCAGGAGATTATAGCCAGTCAGATTGA
- a CDS encoding glycosyltransferase produces the protein MPTKCALVHEWLTPKATGGSELVVREILNHIDADLYALIDFESSHSESYLYQRKIGTTFLQHFPFARNGVQKYLPLLPLAIEQLDLRAYDVILSSSHAVAKGVITTSEQLHICYCHSPMRYAWELTFDYLQQSKLGSGLPGWMTRYILHRLRQWDVLSANRVDYFIANSKHTAGRIWRCYRREATVIYPPVNIESFPFLPQKEDFYLTVSRLVSYKQVSLIIRAFNKLQLPLVVIGTGSEMRKIRSVAQSNIQILGWQPDDVVKKYMANAKGFVYAAREDFGIALVEAQACGTPVIAYGAGGALETVRDLREHGEQGTGIFFKEQTEEALVDAIKKFEVYQGKCNPEYARVHAAQFSPEMFAQRYLDFLNKCIQKRPSPD, from the coding sequence GTGCCCACTAAATGTGCCCTCGTTCATGAATGGTTAACACCGAAAGCCACTGGTGGTTCAGAACTCGTTGTGCGAGAAATTCTCAACCACATCGATGCTGATTTATACGCCCTCATCGATTTTGAATCCAGTCACTCGGAAAGTTACTTATACCAGAGGAAGATTGGCACAACGTTTCTTCAACACTTTCCTTTTGCCCGTAATGGTGTACAAAAATATTTGCCCTTGTTACCACTAGCAATAGAACAGCTAGATTTACGAGCATATGATGTCATTTTATCTTCATCCCACGCCGTAGCAAAAGGAGTTATAACCACTTCCGAACAGTTACATATTTGCTACTGTCATAGCCCCATGCGCTACGCATGGGAGTTGACTTTCGATTATCTTCAACAGAGCAAGTTGGGAAGTGGTTTACCTGGGTGGATGACGCGGTATATACTGCATCGTCTGCGTCAGTGGGATGTGTTGAGTGCGAATCGTGTTGATTACTTTATTGCTAACTCAAAACATACTGCAGGTCGTATTTGGCGTTGCTATCGAAGAGAAGCAACAGTCATTTATCCGCCAGTTAATATTGAGAGTTTTCCTTTCTTGCCTCAAAAAGAAGATTTTTATCTAACTGTTTCCCGGTTGGTGAGTTACAAACAAGTATCTTTGATAATCAGGGCTTTTAATAAATTGCAACTACCTTTAGTAGTAATTGGAACAGGATCAGAGATGAGAAAAATCCGGAGTGTAGCACAATCAAATATACAAATACTGGGGTGGCAACCCGATGATGTGGTAAAAAAATATATGGCTAATGCTAAAGGTTTTGTCTATGCAGCTCGTGAAGATTTTGGCATAGCTTTAGTGGAAGCGCAGGCTTGCGGCACTCCCGTGATCGCCTATGGTGCTGGTGGTGCTTTAGAAACTGTGCGAGATCTACGCGAACACGGCGAGCAAGGAACTGGTATCTTTTTTAAAGAGCAAACAGAGGAGGCATTAGTAGACGCGATCAAAAAATTTGAAGTTTATCAAGGAAAATGTAATCCTGAGTATGCGCGAGTGCACGCTGCTCAATTTTCCCCGGAAATGTTTGCACAGCGCTATCTTGACTTTCTAAATAAGTGTATACAAAAAAGACCATCACCTGATTGA
- the gmd gene encoding GDP-mannose 4,6-dehydratase, with protein sequence MTQKKRALITGITGQDGSYLSEFLLDQGYEVHGIIRRTSTFNTDRIDHIYEDPHKEGVRLFLHYGDLTDGTTLRRILEEVQPIEIYNLGAQSHVRVSFDSPEYTVDAVGVGTLRLLEAIRDYQRRTGIQVRFYQAGSSEMFGLVQAVPQTETTPFYPRSPYACAKVYAHWQTLNYRESYDIFACNGILFNHESPRRGETFVTRKITMAVARIVAGRQKKLYMGNLDSKRDWGYAKDYVKAMWLMLQQDKPEDYVIATGETHTVQEFLEQAFGYVNLNWEDYVEFDERYLRPAEVDLLIGDSTKAQQKLGWKPSITFDQLVAIMVEADLQGLGLTLPNGKVAKVLKDNAMIRQELGALHL encoded by the coding sequence ATGACGCAAAAGAAGCGAGCGTTGATTACTGGTATTACCGGTCAAGATGGTTCATATCTGAGTGAGTTTTTGCTAGACCAAGGATATGAAGTTCATGGTATTATACGTCGGACATCCACCTTCAACACTGACCGCATAGATCATATCTACGAAGACCCTCACAAAGAGGGAGTGCGGTTATTTCTACACTATGGCGACTTGACGGATGGTACCACTTTGCGCCGCATTCTAGAGGAAGTCCAACCAATAGAAATTTATAATCTGGGTGCTCAATCCCATGTACGGGTGAGCTTTGATTCTCCTGAATACACAGTGGATGCTGTAGGTGTAGGAACGCTGCGTTTGTTAGAAGCAATTCGTGACTACCAGCGTCGCACAGGTATCCAAGTGCGATTCTACCAAGCAGGTTCTTCGGAAATGTTTGGTTTGGTACAAGCAGTCCCACAGACAGAAACCACACCGTTTTACCCCCGTAGTCCTTATGCTTGTGCTAAGGTTTACGCTCATTGGCAAACACTAAATTACCGTGAATCTTACGATATATTTGCGTGTAATGGAATACTGTTTAACCACGAATCACCAAGACGAGGTGAAACGTTTGTCACCCGCAAGATTACTATGGCAGTTGCCAGAATCGTTGCTGGCAGACAGAAAAAGCTTTACATGGGTAATCTTGATTCCAAGCGCGACTGGGGCTATGCCAAGGATTATGTTAAGGCAATGTGGTTGATGCTTCAGCAGGACAAGCCAGAGGATTACGTGATTGCTACGGGTGAAACCCATACAGTACAAGAGTTTCTCGAACAAGCGTTTGGTTATGTCAACCTTAACTGGGAAGACTATGTGGAATTTGACGAACGCTATCTCCGTCCAGCAGAGGTGGACTTGTTAATAGGTGATTCTACCAAGGCTCAGCAAAAGTTGGGTTGGAAACCATCGATAACATTTGACCAACTAGTAGCCATAATGGTAGAAGCTGACCTGCAAGGATTGGGACTGACTTTACCAAATGGTAAGGTAGCAAAAGTCCTCAAGGATAATGCTATGATTCGGCAAGAATTGGGTGCGCTCCACTTGTGA